The DNA segment CAATACAAACATCCTCATCGGCGAAACGGACATGAAGCGAATCACGGTCCGCCTCGCTGTAAACCGCCACCGTCTTGATCCCCAATTCCCGACAGGCCCGAATTACCCGAAGGGCGATTTCACCCCGATTGGCAATAAGAATTTTATTAAACAATGATATAATCCTAACCTTTTGTCAGAGTGCTATATTTTATGCAAGTCACTCTGTTCTTCACCTGATTTGGAGGCCGTCCAGCGGTCGGCCGCCCCGGTAATGCCCTTGACACGCAGATCGAAATCGTCCGGATTGGTGCACTGGGTCATGGCTTCCTCGAAGGAAATCATGCCGGTTCGATAAAGCCTCATTATGGATTGATCAAAAGACATCATCCCGTATTGCTCGCCCTGCTCGATCAAATCGATTATGGCCGCCGTTTTTTCTTGACTCAGTAGACAATCCCTTATGGCGGCTGTTGAGACCAGAATCTCCAGGGCCGGAACCCGGCCCGGCATATCCGAACGCGTCAACAGCCTCTGACAGACGACCGCCTTCAACGTTCCGGCCAGAAGCAGGCGAATCTGCTGGTGCTGGTGAGGAGGGAAAAATGATATTATCCGTGAAAGCGTCTCCACGGCATTCAAAGTATGCAGTGTCGTCAGCACAAGGTGCCCGGTATCGGCCGCTGTCAAGGCAATCGACATTGTCTCGACATCACGTATTTCACCAATCAGAATCACATCGGGATCCTGACGAAGGGAATAACGAAGAGCCGTGGCAAATGATTCCGTATCGGCACCCACCTCGCGTTGACTGATGATACATTTCTTGTCCCGATAAATATATTCGATTGGATCCTCAACTGTCAATACATTGTCAATCCGGCTGGCGTTCATTTGCTCGATCATGGCCGCCAGGGTGGTGGATTTTCCCGAACCGGTCGTCCCGGTGATAACAATCATGCCCCGCTTTTCCATGGATAAGGTCCTGAGAGTATCAGGAAGATTCAATTCGTCGAATTGAGGAATCTGGGTGTTGACGGCACGGATAGCAATTCCGGTCGTCCCTCTCTGGCGGAAAAGGTTGATACGGAACCGCCCCAGTTTGGCGACCGAAAGAGCCAGATCCATCTCATTTTTCCGCCGAAACCGATCCAGCTGTGTTTCATTAAGAATCTGGGTAACCACATTCTCCATTTCATCAATTGTCAAAGGATCGGTCTGAATGGGCTCAAGAAGCCCGTTGACCCTCAGATGAGGACGAATCCCCACTCGTAAATGAAGGTCGGATGCCTTGAATTTCAGCATCTCCACAAGCATTTGTTTGAGCTTCATGATTTATTGCCCCTTTGGTTATCCTTTGGGATCTATCAGGAATAGAACTTTGCCGAATTCCACCGGCTGGGCATTTTCGGCCATGACCCTGGCCACACGTCCGGCGACTTCCGATTCAATTTCATTCATCAGCTTCATAGCTTCCACAATACATACCACCTGACCCACCTCAATCTTTTGCCCCTGTTTGATATAAGGAGGAGCATCGGGAGCCGGAGCGGCATAAAAAGTGCCGACCATGGGCGACTTGATCGGAATCAAATTCTGATCGGCATCCTCCGATGGAGAAGTTTCAACCACTGCCACAGTCGGAGATGGTTTTGAAATCGGGGCCAATGAGGAAGAAACTGGATTCGTAACCGTTTGAACCAGAGCCGATGTTTCGGAATGGCCGTTATTGCTGGGCAATCGCCTGGTTATCCGTACTTTCCTGCCCCAGCTATTGACCTCAAGCTGATCGATATTGGATTCCTCGACCAGTTTTATCAATTTTCTAATCATCTTCT comes from the Candidatus Zixiibacteriota bacterium genome and includes:
- a CDS encoding PilT/PilU family type 4a pilus ATPase: MKLKQMLVEMLKFKASDLHLRVGIRPHLRVNGLLEPIQTDPLTIDEMENVVTQILNETQLDRFRRKNEMDLALSVAKLGRFRINLFRQRGTTGIAIRAVNTQIPQFDELNLPDTLRTLSMEKRGMIVITGTTGSGKSTTLAAMIEQMNASRIDNVLTVEDPIEYIYRDKKCIISQREVGADTESFATALRYSLRQDPDVILIGEIRDVETMSIALTAADTGHLVLTTLHTLNAVETLSRIISFFPPHQHQQIRLLLAGTLKAVVCQRLLTRSDMPGRVPALEILVSTAAIRDCLLSQEKTAAIIDLIEQGEQYGMMSFDQSIMRLYRTGMISFEEAMTQCTNPDDFDLRVKGITGAADRWTASKSGEEQSDLHKI
- the accB gene encoding acetyl-CoA carboxylase biotin carboxyl carrier protein, which translates into the protein MNEKMIRKLIKLVEESNIDQLEVNSWGRKVRITRRLPSNNGHSETSALVQTVTNPVSSSLAPISKPSPTVAVVETSPSEDADQNLIPIKSPMVGTFYAAPAPDAPPYIKQGQKIEVGQVVCIVEAMKLMNEIESEVAGRVARVMAENAQPVEFGKVLFLIDPKG